CCCAATGCTCCTGGTAGGACTCACGGGCAACATCGGCAGCGGTAAATCCACGGTGGCGCAGTTGCTATCCGAGCGCGGCGCCACGATCATCGACGCCGACGTGCTCGCGCGGCGGGCCGTCGAGCTGGGCACCGCGGCGTTCGACAAAATAGTCGCCCGCTGGGGCAACGACGTCCTTGCCCCGGACGGCCATCTCGATCGCGCGGCGCTCAGACGCGTCGTCTTCGCCGACCACGAACAGCTCGAAGAACTTAATCAGATTGTCCATCCCGAAGTCGAGCGGCTGCGCGGCCGGCTGGTCGACCAGGCCCGCAAGCGGGGCGATCGCATCGTGGTGTGTGACATTCCGCTGTTGTTCGAGCGGCACATGACGGATCGCTTCGATCGCATCATTCTGGTCGATTCGCACCGCGCGATTCGCCTGGAGCGTCTCGTCAAGGACCGCGGCCTGCGCGAGACCGAAGCGATGGACATGATCGCCGCGCAGATGCCGGCCGAGTTGAAGCGCGCGCGCGCCGACTTCGTGATCGACAACGACGGCACCCTCACGCAGCTCGAGCGACGCGTCCAGGACGTCTGGGCGGAGCTGATGAGCGAGGCGCAGAACGAGCGTCCGGCGGCGGTTGCGCCGTAAGCGCCGGACACGTAGACTCCGCGCTCGTCCGATCACCGACTGAGGAGCGCCACGTCGTGTCCGAAATTCCGAAAGACTTACTGTTCACTGAAGAGCACGAGTACCTGAAGCCGACCGACGACGCGAACGTGTTCGCGGTCGGGATCACCGACTACGCGCAGGGCGAGCTGGGCGACATCGTGTTCATCGAGCTGCCGAAAGTCGGCGCCTCGTTCAGCAAGCACGACGTGTTCGGCACCGTCGAAGCGGTGAAGGCCGTGTCGGAACTGTATTCGCCGGTCGCCGGCGAGATCGTCGCCGTGAATGATCGGCTCGACAAGGAACCGGCGCTCGTCAACTCGTCGCCGTACGGCGACGGGTGGATGGTGAAGATTCGCCTGAAGGATGCGGCCGAGAAGGCCGGGCTGATGAATGCTGATGCGTATGGGGCGCATTTGGGGCAGTAGCGCTCAGCGCTCAGCCACCGCCTCCGCGTACGCGTCCGTCGGCAGACACGAGCACACCAGATTCCGGTCGCCGTACGCCGACTCCACGCGGCCGACCGCGGGCCAGAACTTGTGCTCCCGCGTCCAGGCCACCGGGAATGCCGCGCGCTCGCGGCCGTAGGCATGCTCCCACTTGTCGGCCGCCACGCGCAGCAATGGATGCGGCGCATGCTTGAGCGGGTTGTCCTGGCGATCAGCGATTCCTAATTCAATTTCTCTGATTTCCTCGCGGATCGAGATCAGCGCGTCGCAGAAGCGGTCCAGCTCGGCCTTCGACTCGCTCTCCGTCGGCTCGATCATCAAGGTGCCCGCCACCGGGAACGACACCGTCGGCGCGTGGAAGCCATAGTCCATCAGCCGCTTGGCGATGTCCTCCACCTCCACGTCGGCCGACTTCTTGAGCGGCCGCGGATCGACGATGCACTCGTGCGCCACCGTCCCCCGCTTGCCGCTGTACAGCACCGGATAGTGCGCCGAGAGCCGCT
The Gemmatimonadaceae bacterium DNA segment above includes these coding regions:
- the coaE gene encoding dephospho-CoA kinase (Dephospho-CoA kinase (CoaE) performs the final step in coenzyme A biosynthesis.) — encoded protein: MLLVGLTGNIGSGKSTVAQLLSERGATIIDADVLARRAVELGTAAFDKIVARWGNDVLAPDGHLDRAALRRVVFADHEQLEELNQIVHPEVERLRGRLVDQARKRGDRIVVCDIPLLFERHMTDRFDRIILVDSHRAIRLERLVKDRGLRETEAMDMIAAQMPAELKRARADFVIDNDGTLTQLERRVQDVWAELMSEAQNERPAAVAP
- the gcvH gene encoding glycine cleavage system protein GcvH, yielding MSEIPKDLLFTEEHEYLKPTDDANVFAVGITDYAQGELGDIVFIELPKVGASFSKHDVFGTVEAVKAVSELYSPVAGEIVAVNDRLDKEPALVNSSPYGDGWMVKIRLKDAAEKAGLMNADAYGAHLGQ